Proteins encoded in a region of the Falco biarmicus isolate bFalBia1 chromosome W, bFalBia1.pri, whole genome shotgun sequence genome:
- the LOC130142118 gene encoding GDP-Man:Man(3)GlcNAc(2)-PP-Dol alpha-1,2-mannosyltransferase-like, giving the protein MRGRQYQLGPAPAQPGTALSGGKVWRYPRWWQESCVCVGWYRNVTCVIYTGIRNQDTRFNNAAFTTNSPLFSKFKLVYYYFFAFMYGLVGSCSDVIMVNSWALNHILSLWIAGACTCVVHPPCDVQTFLDIPLEEKSTSEYSIVSVSQFRPEKDHPLQIRAFAKLLEEKRLGQQPSLKLVLIGGCRNQQDEERVNNLKHLCDELGVSNDVIFRINISFEELKRHLAEATIGLHTMWNELFGIGVVECMAAGTVILAHNSGGPKLDIVIPYEGHTTGFLAENKDNYAEMMAYILSLSPEKRLEIRQNARRSVHRFSDQHFEETFLLSVEPLFK; this is encoded by the exons ATGAGAGGGAGGCAATACCAGCttggccccgcccccgcgcagCCGGGTACCGCCCTTTCCGGCGGAAAGGTGTGGCGTTATCCAAGGTGGTGGCAGGAGAGTTGTGTCTGTGTGGGCTG GTACAGAAATGTAACGTGTGTTATTTACACTGGAATCAGGAATCAGGATACCAGATTTAACAATGCAGCCTTCACTACAAACAGTCCTCTTTTCAGCAAATTTAAACTTGTCTATTACTACTTCTTTGCTTTCATGTATGGATTGGTTGGTTCCTGCAGTGATGTGATTATGGTTAATTCTTGGGCGCTAAATCAcatcctttccctctggataGCTGGGGCTTGCACTTGTGTTGTACATCCACCGTGTGATGTTCAGACCTTCCTGGATATTCCACTGGAAGAGAAGAGCACCAGTGAATATTCCATTGTTTCTGTCAGCCAGTTCAGGCCTGAAAAAGATCATCCATTGCAAATCAGAGCCTTTGCTAAATTGCTGGAAGAGAAGAGACTGGGGCAGCAGCCATCATTGAAACTTGTCTTAATTGGAGGCTGTCGTAACCAACAAGATGAAGAGCGTGTAAATAACCTTAAGCACCTTTGTGATGAGCTGGGAGTTAGTAACGATGTGATATTCAGAATAAACATTTCCTTTGAGGAGCTAAAGAGACACCTGGCTGAGGCCACCATCGGCCTGCATACGATGTGGAATGAGCTCTTCGGGATCG GAGTAGTTGAATGTATGGCAGCTGGCACTGTTATCCTGGCTCACAATTCTGGAGGTCCCAAATTAGATATTGTGATACCCTATGAAGGACATACTACTGGCTTCCTAGCAGAAAACAAGGACAATTATGCCGAGATGATGGCTTATatcctttctttgtctcctGAAAAAAGGTTAGAGATCAGACAAAATGCTCGTCGCTCTGTGCATAGGTTTTCTGACCAGCATTTTGAAGAGACGTTCCTGTTATCTGTGGAgccattatttaaataa